A single region of the Pseudomonas sp. GGS8 genome encodes:
- the trxA gene encoding thioredoxin TrxA — MSSDLIKHVSDASFEADVLKAEGAVLVDYWAEWCGPCKMIAPVLDEIAETYKGKLTVAKLNIDENQETPAKHGVRGIPTLMLFKNGNVEATKVGALSKSQLAAFLDANI, encoded by the coding sequence ATGAGCAGCGATCTTATCAAACACGTTAGCGACGCTAGCTTCGAGGCCGACGTACTCAAGGCCGAAGGCGCTGTACTGGTCGACTACTGGGCTGAATGGTGCGGCCCTTGCAAAATGATCGCTCCTGTTCTGGACGAAATTGCCGAGACCTACAAAGGCAAGCTGACCGTTGCCAAACTGAACATCGACGAGAACCAGGAAACCCCGGCCAAGCATGGCGTGCGTGGCATCCCGACGCTGATGCTGTTCAAGAACGGCAACGTCGAAGCCACCAAGGTCGGCGCGCTGTCGAAGTCGCAACTGGCCGCTTTCCTCGACGCCAACATCTAA
- the rho gene encoding transcription termination factor Rho, with product MNLTELKQKPITELLELAEQMGIENMARSRKQDVIFSLLKKHAKSGEEISGDGVLEILQDGFGFLRSADASYLAGPDDIYVSPSQIRRFNLRTGDTIVGKIRPPKEGERYFALLKVDTINYDRPENAKNKILFENLTPLFPTVRMKMEAGNGSTEDLTGRVIDLCAPIGKGQRGLIVAPPKAGKTIMLQNIAANIARNNPEVHLIVLLIDERPEEVTEMQRTVRGEVVASTFDEPPTRHVQVAEMVIEKAKRLVEHKKDVVILLDSITRLARAYNTVIPSSGKVLTGGVDAHALEKPKRFFGAARNIEEGGSLTIIATALVETGSKMDEVIYEEFKGTGNMELPLDRKIAEKRVFPAININRSGTRREELLTADDELQRMWILRKLLHPMDEVSAIEFLVDKLKQTKTNDEFFLSMKRK from the coding sequence ATGAATCTGACTGAACTCAAGCAAAAGCCGATTACCGAACTGCTCGAATTGGCCGAACAGATGGGCATAGAAAATATGGCCCGTTCGCGCAAGCAGGACGTGATTTTCTCCCTGCTCAAAAAGCACGCGAAAAGCGGCGAGGAAATCTCCGGTGATGGCGTGCTGGAGATTCTCCAGGACGGCTTCGGCTTTCTGCGCTCCGCTGACGCTTCCTATCTCGCCGGCCCGGACGATATCTACGTCTCGCCGAGCCAGATCCGCCGCTTCAACTTGCGCACCGGTGACACCATCGTTGGCAAGATCCGTCCTCCAAAGGAAGGCGAGCGGTATTTCGCGCTGCTCAAGGTCGACACGATCAACTACGATCGTCCCGAGAACGCGAAAAACAAGATTCTCTTCGAGAACCTGACCCCGCTGTTCCCGACCGTGCGCATGAAGATGGAAGCCGGTAACGGTTCCACCGAAGACTTGACCGGTCGTGTCATCGACCTGTGCGCCCCGATCGGCAAAGGCCAGCGCGGCCTGATCGTTGCTCCGCCGAAAGCCGGTAAAACGATCATGTTGCAGAACATCGCGGCCAACATCGCGCGTAACAACCCTGAAGTTCATCTGATCGTGCTGCTGATCGACGAACGTCCGGAAGAAGTAACCGAAATGCAGCGCACCGTGCGCGGTGAAGTGGTTGCCTCGACGTTCGACGAGCCGCCAACCCGCCACGTGCAGGTTGCCGAAATGGTGATCGAGAAGGCCAAGCGCCTGGTCGAGCACAAGAAGGACGTGGTGATTCTGCTCGACTCCATCACCCGTCTGGCCCGTGCCTACAACACCGTTATCCCGAGCTCCGGCAAGGTGCTGACCGGTGGTGTCGATGCCCACGCCCTGGAGAAACCGAAACGTTTCTTCGGCGCTGCACGGAACATCGAAGAAGGCGGCTCGCTGACCATCATCGCCACCGCGCTGGTTGAAACCGGTTCGAAGATGGACGAAGTGATCTACGAAGAATTCAAAGGCACCGGCAACATGGAACTGCCTCTGGATCGCAAGATCGCCGAGAAACGCGTGTTCCCGGCCATCAACATCAACCGTTCCGGTACCCGCCGCGAAGAGTTGCTGACAGCCGACGATGAGCTGCAGCGTATGTGGATCCTGCGCAAACTGCTGCACCCGATGGACGAAGTCTCTGCCATCGAGTTCCTGGTCGACAAGCTGAAACAGACCAAGACCAACGACGAGTTCTTCTTGTCGATGAAGCGTAAGTAA
- the ubiD gene encoding 4-hydroxy-3-polyprenylbenzoate decarboxylase, translating to MKFKDLRDFVQQLEQRGELKRIQIPVSPVLEMTEVCDRTLRAKGPALLFEKPTGYDIPVLGNLFGTPERVAMGMGAESVSELREIGKLLAFLKEPEPPKGLKDAWSKLPIFRKIISMAPKVVKDAVCQEVVIEGDDVDLAMLPVQTCWPGDVGPLITWGLTVTKGPNKDRQNLGIYRQQVIGRNKVIMRWLSHRGGALDYREWCEKHPGQPFPVSVALGADPATILGAVTPVPDSLSEYAFAGLLRGNRTELVKCRGNDLQVPATAEIILEGVIHPGEMADEGPYGDHTGYYNEVDSFPVFTVERITHRIKPIYHSTYTGRPPDEPAILGVALNEVFVPILQKQFPEITDFYLPPEGCSYRMAIVTMKKSYPGHAKRVMLGVWSFLRQFMYTKFVIVTDDDINARDWNDVIWAITTRMDPKRDTVMIDNTPIDYLDFASPVSGLGSKMGLDATHKWPGETTREWGRVIVKDEAVTQRIDAIWNQLGID from the coding sequence ATGAAATTCAAGGATCTTCGGGATTTCGTGCAGCAGCTTGAGCAGCGCGGAGAGTTGAAACGCATCCAGATCCCCGTCTCTCCAGTGCTGGAGATGACCGAAGTCTGTGATCGCACGCTGCGGGCCAAAGGCCCGGCGCTGTTGTTCGAAAAACCCACCGGCTATGACATTCCGGTACTCGGCAACCTGTTCGGCACCCCTGAACGGGTGGCCATGGGCATGGGCGCCGAGTCGGTTAGCGAGTTGCGCGAAATCGGCAAGTTGCTGGCGTTCCTCAAGGAGCCCGAGCCGCCGAAAGGTTTGAAGGACGCCTGGTCCAAGCTGCCGATCTTTCGCAAGATCATCTCGATGGCGCCGAAAGTCGTCAAAGACGCGGTGTGCCAGGAAGTGGTCATCGAAGGCGACGATGTCGACCTCGCGATGTTGCCGGTGCAGACCTGCTGGCCAGGCGACGTCGGCCCGCTGATCACCTGGGGCCTGACTGTCACCAAAGGTCCGAACAAGGACCGCCAGAACCTCGGCATCTACCGTCAGCAAGTGATCGGTCGCAACAAGGTGATCATGCGCTGGTTGAGCCACCGTGGCGGCGCGCTGGATTACCGCGAGTGGTGCGAGAAACACCCCGGCCAGCCGTTCCCGGTATCTGTCGCCCTGGGCGCTGACCCGGCGACCATTCTTGGTGCCGTGACGCCGGTGCCGGACAGCCTCTCCGAATACGCTTTCGCCGGGTTGTTGCGTGGTAATCGCACCGAACTGGTGAAATGCCGCGGCAATGACCTGCAAGTACCGGCCACTGCCGAAATCATCCTCGAAGGCGTGATCCATCCGGGAGAAATGGCCGATGAAGGTCCATACGGCGACCACACCGGCTACTACAACGAAGTCGACAGCTTCCCGGTGTTCACCGTCGAGCGCATCACCCATCGGATCAAACCGATCTATCACAGTACCTACACCGGCCGTCCGCCGGATGAGCCGGCGATTCTCGGTGTGGCGCTGAACGAAGTGTTCGTGCCGATCCTGCAGAAGCAATTCCCGGAGATCACTGACTTCTACCTACCGCCCGAAGGCTGCTCGTACCGCATGGCCATCGTGACCATGAAGAAGTCGTATCCAGGCCACGCCAAGCGGGTAATGCTCGGTGTCTGGTCGTTTTTGCGACAGTTCATGTACACCAAGTTCGTTATCGTCACTGACGACGATATCAACGCACGGGACTGGAACGACGTGATCTGGGCCATTACCACGCGCATGGACCCCAAGCGCGACACGGTGATGATCGACAACACGCCGATCGACTACCTGGACTTCGCCTCGCCGGTCTCCGGCCTGGGTTCGAAGATGGGGCTCGATGCCACGCATAAATGGCCAGGCGAAACCACCCGCGAGTGGGGCCGGGTCATCGTCAAGGATGAAGCCGTTACCCAACGGATCGATGCCATCTGGAATCAGTTAGGAATAGATTGA
- a CDS encoding CDP-6-deoxy-delta-3,4-glucoseen reductase, producing MRVTLQPSGAVLDILPGERILDGARRLGYECPQSCRNGNCHVCGALLVEGRVEQAGDVRDHGEFYTCIAEPLEDCIVLWDGVLALGELPVRSVSCQVIECRDVGGDTWRVRLRAPAGKPPRYHAGQYLMIERENGEKSAFSLASAPHSGRDLEIHVLARESSALSLIEQLQRNPIVRIEMPFGDTHLAELPNGPLVLIAAGTGMGQIHSLIEHCRATGFKHPVHLYWGVRRPEDFYVIEHWDEWEKLPNLFLHKVVSDQCGWQGRCGMLHEAVCEDFPDLKALHVYASGSPAMVYGTLDALVEAGMDAHQMRADVFAYAPRS from the coding sequence ATGCGTGTAACCTTACAGCCCTCCGGAGCGGTGCTGGATATTCTGCCCGGCGAACGGATTCTCGATGGCGCGCGGCGCCTGGGCTATGAATGCCCGCAAAGCTGTCGTAACGGCAATTGCCATGTGTGCGGCGCGTTGCTGGTGGAAGGGCGGGTCGAACAGGCGGGCGATGTGCGCGACCATGGCGAGTTCTACACTTGCATTGCAGAGCCGCTGGAAGACTGCATCGTGCTGTGGGATGGCGTGCTCGCGCTGGGAGAACTGCCGGTGCGTAGCGTGTCGTGTCAGGTCATTGAATGCAGGGACGTCGGCGGCGATACCTGGCGCGTGCGTCTGCGTGCGCCTGCCGGCAAGCCACCGCGCTATCACGCTGGCCAGTACCTGATGATCGAACGTGAGAATGGCGAGAAATCCGCTTTTTCCCTGGCCTCTGCACCGCATTCCGGCCGCGATCTGGAAATTCATGTGCTGGCGCGCGAAAGCAGTGCGCTGAGCCTGATCGAACAGCTCCAGCGCAACCCGATAGTGCGGATCGAGATGCCGTTCGGCGACACCCATCTGGCAGAGCTGCCGAACGGTCCGCTGGTACTGATTGCTGCCGGTACCGGCATGGGCCAAATCCACAGCCTGATCGAACATTGTCGGGCCACGGGTTTCAAGCATCCAGTGCATCTGTATTGGGGGGTGCGTCGTCCTGAAGACTTTTATGTCATCGAGCATTGGGATGAATGGGAAAAGCTTCCTAATCTGTTCCTGCATAAAGTCGTCAGCGATCAATGCGGCTGGCAGGGGCGTTGCGGCATGTTGCATGAGGCGGTGTGCGAAGATTTCCCTGATCTGAAAGCTTTGCACGTCTATGCCAGCGGCTCACCTGCCATGGTCTATGGCACGCTTGATGCGTTGGTCGAGGCGGGGATGGATGCCCATCAAATGCGCGCCGATGTATTTGCTTACGCCCCGCGATCGTAG
- a CDS encoding sn-glycerol-3-phosphate transporter, which yields MKKPWIYGLLLMLTAQHSLAEDTSAKDTGSWYLQASVYTKHFSPDSDHNNNQDLIGLEREQASGWLFGGATFRNSFSQRSYYAYAGKRYESADYPVYIKLSGGLLQGYSGKYQDKIPLNHFGVAPVIIPSVGAHYGPLAAELVLLGFNAAMVTTGVRF from the coding sequence ATGAAAAAACCATGGATTTACGGGCTACTTCTAATGCTCACGGCTCAGCACTCGCTGGCCGAGGATACCTCTGCGAAAGACACCGGCTCCTGGTATTTGCAGGCCAGCGTCTATACCAAACACTTCTCCCCCGACTCCGACCACAATAACAATCAGGACCTCATCGGTCTTGAGCGCGAGCAAGCGTCCGGCTGGTTGTTTGGTGGCGCAACTTTTCGCAACTCGTTCAGCCAGCGTTCATATTATGCGTACGCAGGCAAACGCTACGAGAGTGCTGACTATCCCGTGTACATAAAACTCAGCGGTGGTCTGTTGCAAGGTTACAGCGGCAAGTATCAGGACAAGATCCCCCTGAATCACTTCGGGGTCGCGCCGGTGATCATTCCTTCAGTCGGTGCACACTACGGACCATTGGCAGCCGAGCTGGTGTTGCTCGGCTTCAATGCCGCCATGGTGACAACCGGGGTGCGCTTCTAG
- a CDS encoding gamma-glutamylcyclotransferase: MSAIESAFLNLAYPPRLDLGPQLTHEQLLSSMQSTMARHKGGPVWLFAYGSLIWRPECAAVERVRGRVHGYHRGLYLWSHEHRGTPEVPGLVFGLDRGGSCSGFAYRLPEEQLEASLYALWQREMPFPSYRPHWLNCRLENGNQVQALGFVLERHLPSYAGNLPDHVLSQVFENACGRYGTTREYVEQTARALRSHAMPDRNLEARLKRCKSKADQASASRL; encoded by the coding sequence ATGAGTGCCATTGAATCTGCTTTTTTGAATCTGGCTTACCCTCCGCGGCTCGATCTGGGGCCGCAGCTTACACACGAACAATTGCTCAGCTCGATGCAGTCGACCATGGCGCGCCACAAGGGCGGGCCGGTCTGGCTGTTCGCTTATGGTTCGCTGATCTGGCGGCCTGAATGTGCGGCGGTTGAGCGCGTGCGTGGCCGGGTGCATGGCTACCATCGCGGTTTGTACCTGTGGTCCCACGAGCATCGCGGCACGCCGGAAGTGCCCGGGCTGGTATTTGGCCTGGATCGCGGTGGTTCATGCAGCGGATTCGCCTATCGCTTGCCCGAAGAGCAACTCGAAGCGTCACTTTATGCACTCTGGCAGCGCGAGATGCCATTTCCGTCCTATCGCCCACATTGGCTCAACTGCCGTCTTGAAAACGGAAACCAGGTTCAGGCATTGGGATTTGTATTGGAACGGCACCTGCCCAGTTATGCCGGCAACTTGCCGGATCACGTGCTGAGCCAGGTATTTGAAAATGCTTGCGGGCGTTACGGCACCACTCGCGAGTATGTCGAGCAGACCGCCCGCGCCCTGCGTAGCCACGCCATGCCAGACCGGAATCTGGAGGCGCGGCTCAAGCGTTGCAAATCAAAGGCAGATCAGGCGAGCGCTTCGCGGCTTTGA
- the glpT gene encoding glycerol-3-phosphate transporter, translating into MFAFFRPAAHQAPLPEEKIDSTYRRLRWQIFAGIFIGYAGYYLLRKNFTLAFPDLIAQGYTKGQLGVAMSAIAIAYGLSKFLMGIVSDRSNPRYFLPFGLVVSAAVMFVFGFAPWATSSVTMMFILLFINGWAQGMGWPPSGRTMVHWWSQKERGSVVSVWNTAHNVGGGLIGPLAILGMGWFNDWHSKFYVPAAVALLVAVFAFIVMRDTPQSTGLPPIEKYKNDYPEGYDASHEEEFSAKDIFVKYVLRNKMLWFIALANVFVYLLRYGILDWAPTYLKEVKHFDFDKTSWAYFLYEWAGIPGTLLCGWMSDKIFRGNRGLTGMVFMALVTVATIVYWLNPPGNPMIDMISLFAIGFLIYGPVMLVGLQALELVPKKAAGTAAGFTGLFGYLGGSVAASAMMGYTVDYFGWDGGFILLVVACLLAMAFLAPTLGHKNVASQSREALA; encoded by the coding sequence ATGTTTGCTTTCTTTCGTCCTGCCGCACATCAGGCTCCATTGCCTGAAGAAAAAATAGACAGCACTTACCGACGCCTTCGCTGGCAGATATTCGCCGGGATTTTCATTGGCTATGCGGGTTACTACCTGCTGCGCAAGAACTTCACCCTGGCGTTCCCGGACCTGATCGCCCAAGGCTATACCAAAGGCCAACTGGGTGTGGCGATGTCGGCGATTGCAATCGCCTACGGCCTGTCCAAGTTTCTAATGGGCATCGTGTCCGACCGTTCCAACCCGCGTTACTTCCTGCCCTTTGGCCTGGTGGTGTCCGCCGCGGTGATGTTCGTTTTCGGTTTCGCACCTTGGGCGACGTCCAGCGTGACCATGATGTTCATCCTGTTGTTCATCAACGGCTGGGCCCAAGGCATGGGTTGGCCGCCGAGCGGGCGAACCATGGTGCACTGGTGGTCGCAGAAAGAGCGCGGCAGTGTGGTTTCGGTGTGGAACACCGCGCATAACGTTGGTGGTGGCTTGATCGGCCCGCTGGCGATTCTCGGCATGGGCTGGTTCAACGACTGGCACAGCAAGTTCTACGTGCCAGCGGCCGTGGCGCTGTTGGTTGCCGTGTTTGCCTTCATTGTGATGCGCGATACACCGCAATCGACGGGCCTGCCACCGATCGAAAAGTACAAGAACGATTACCCGGAAGGTTACGACGCCAGTCACGAAGAGGAATTCAGCGCCAAGGACATCTTCGTCAAATACGTGCTGCGCAACAAAATGCTCTGGTTCATCGCACTGGCTAACGTCTTCGTCTACCTGCTGCGCTACGGCATTCTGGACTGGGCGCCGACCTACCTCAAAGAGGTCAAGCACTTCGACTTCGACAAGACGTCGTGGGCTTACTTCCTCTACGAGTGGGCAGGTATTCCCGGCACGCTGCTGTGCGGCTGGATGTCGGACAAGATCTTCCGTGGTAACCGTGGCCTGACCGGCATGGTCTTCATGGCGTTGGTAACCGTTGCGACGATCGTGTATTGGCTGAATCCGCCGGGCAACCCGATGATCGATATGATCTCGCTGTTCGCCATCGGCTTCCTGATCTACGGCCCGGTGATGCTGGTCGGCCTGCAAGCGCTGGAACTGGTGCCGAAGAAAGCCGCGGGTACGGCCGCAGGCTTTACCGGCCTGTTCGGTTATCTGGGTGGTTCCGTCGCGGCCAGTGCCATGATGGGCTATACAGTGGACTACTTCGGCTGGGATGGCGGTTTCATTCTGTTGGTCGTTGCTTGCCTGCTGGCGATGGCGTTCCTGGCACCCACCCTGGGCCACAAGAACGTCGCCAGTCAAAGCCGCGAAGCGCTCGCCTGA
- a CDS encoding NADPH:quinone oxidoreductase family protein, translated as MKAVLCKAFGPAESLVLEDVASPVAKKNEILLEVHAAGVNFPDTLIIEGKYQFKPPFPFSPGGEAAGVVSAVGEKVSHLKVGDRVMALTGWGSFTEQVAVPGYNVLPIPPSMDFNTAAAFSMTYGTSMHALKQRGNLQPGETLLVLGASGGVGLAAVEIGKAMGARVIAAASSAEKLAVAKAAGADELINYSETSLKDEIKRLTDGQGADVIYDPVGGDLFDQAIRAIAWNGRLLVVGFASGRIPELPVNLALLKGAAVVGVFWGSFAQRQPQDNAANFQQLFGWFAEGKLKPLVSQVYPLSNAAQAINDLGQRKAVGKIVVQVR; from the coding sequence ATGAAAGCCGTGCTGTGCAAAGCCTTCGGCCCTGCCGAATCGCTGGTGCTGGAAGACGTCGCCAGTCCTGTTGCGAAGAAGAACGAAATCCTGCTGGAGGTGCACGCCGCCGGGGTGAATTTCCCGGACACGCTGATCATCGAGGGCAAATACCAGTTCAAACCGCCCTTCCCGTTTTCACCGGGTGGCGAAGCGGCCGGCGTGGTCAGCGCGGTGGGCGAAAAGGTCAGTCACCTCAAGGTCGGTGACCGGGTCATGGCCCTGACTGGCTGGGGCAGTTTCACCGAGCAGGTCGCGGTGCCGGGCTATAACGTGCTGCCGATTCCGCCATCGATGGACTTCAACACCGCTGCCGCTTTCAGCATGACCTACGGCACGTCGATGCACGCCCTCAAGCAACGGGGCAACCTGCAACCCGGCGAAACCTTGCTGGTGCTCGGCGCGTCTGGCGGCGTCGGCCTCGCCGCCGTGGAAATTGGCAAAGCCATGGGCGCCCGGGTGATCGCCGCCGCCAGCAGCGCGGAAAAACTCGCGGTGGCCAAGGCCGCCGGCGCCGATGAGCTGATCAACTACAGCGAAACCAGTCTCAAGGACGAAATCAAACGCCTGACCGACGGCCAAGGCGCCGACGTGATCTACGACCCGGTGGGCGGCGACCTGTTCGACCAGGCCATCCGCGCCATTGCCTGGAACGGCCGCCTGCTGGTGGTCGGTTTCGCCAGCGGACGCATCCCCGAGCTGCCAGTAAACCTGGCGCTGCTCAAAGGTGCCGCGGTGGTCGGTGTGTTCTGGGGCTCCTTCGCCCAACGCCAGCCACAGGACAATGCGGCGAACTTCCAGCAGTTGTTTGGCTGGTTCGCCGAGGGCAAGTTGAAACCGCTGGTGTCGCAGGTGTATCCGCTGAGCAACGCGGCGCAGGCGATCAATGATCTTGGCCAGCGCAAGGCGGTCGGGAAGATTGTTGTGCAGGTTCGCTGA
- a CDS encoding flagellar basal body-associated protein FliL, with protein MKAWIMLMLALSLPVAAMAEEAKEGEAPKVNYITLSPPFVGNYGLDGTPKLKVYKADVALRVTGEEATKAVKANEPLIRNQLVALFAQQTTETMNNVEAKEKLRQEALKQTQQVMNDETGKPVVEDLLFNNLIIQ; from the coding sequence GTGAAAGCGTGGATCATGTTGATGCTGGCCCTGTCTCTGCCTGTGGCAGCGATGGCCGAAGAAGCCAAAGAAGGTGAAGCCCCGAAGGTCAACTACATCACCCTGAGCCCGCCGTTCGTGGGCAACTATGGGTTGGACGGTACGCCGAAGCTCAAGGTCTACAAGGCCGATGTGGCGCTACGGGTGACCGGTGAGGAGGCGACCAAGGCGGTGAAGGCCAATGAGCCGTTGATCCGCAATCAGTTGGTGGCACTGTTTGCGCAGCAGACCACCGAAACCATGAATAACGTCGAAGCCAAGGAAAAGCTGCGTCAGGAAGCCTTGAAGCAGACCCAGCAAGTGATGAACGACGAGACTGGCAAACCGGTGGTTGAGGATCTGTTGTTCAACAACCTCATTATCCAGTAA
- a CDS encoding ABC transporter permease: MHKLAHILRLGLKELTSLRHDSVLLLFLFYAFTVAIYMPAAGSVIGVHNASVAMVDEDHSPMSRQLAQVLRPPEFQPPVPLPYGQLDEVLDSGRYTFVINVPANFQADLLAGRQPAVQVNVDATAMSQAFMGAGYIGRIFQRELLTYSGQGDAASQTPVLLTTRALFNTNLEGGWFLAVIQIVNNITILAIILTGTALLREREHGTLDHLLVLPLTALEIMLAKIWSNMLVVVLCTWVSLEVIVKGALGVPLAGSLSFFLLVTAVYLFASTALGIFLATLARSTPQFGLLAIPVIIPMLLLSGGSTPLDSMPQWLQWVMQGSPSTHFVSLSAAILFRDAGIGVVWPDLLALSAIGLLFFTIALLRFRKSLAS, translated from the coding sequence ATGCATAAGCTTGCGCACATCCTGCGTCTTGGCCTCAAGGAACTCACGAGCCTGCGACACGACAGTGTGTTGCTGCTGTTCCTGTTCTACGCCTTTACAGTGGCGATCTACATGCCGGCCGCGGGCTCAGTGATCGGTGTGCACAACGCCAGTGTGGCCATGGTCGATGAAGATCACAGCCCCATGTCACGCCAACTGGCCCAGGTCCTGCGGCCACCGGAATTCCAGCCGCCGGTGCCGCTGCCTTATGGTCAACTGGACGAGGTGCTGGACAGCGGGCGCTACACCTTCGTGATCAATGTTCCAGCCAATTTTCAGGCCGATCTATTGGCCGGCCGCCAGCCGGCAGTGCAGGTCAACGTCGACGCCACGGCCATGAGCCAGGCGTTCATGGGCGCAGGCTATATCGGGCGGATTTTCCAGCGCGAACTGCTGACTTACAGCGGCCAGGGCGATGCGGCGAGCCAGACACCCGTGCTGCTGACAACACGAGCGCTGTTCAATACCAATCTGGAGGGTGGCTGGTTCCTGGCGGTGATTCAGATCGTCAACAACATCACCATCCTCGCCATCATCCTGACGGGTACAGCGCTGCTGCGTGAACGCGAACACGGCACCCTCGACCATTTGCTGGTGCTGCCACTGACGGCGCTGGAAATCATGCTGGCGAAAATCTGGAGCAACATGCTGGTGGTGGTGCTGTGCACCTGGGTGTCACTGGAAGTCATTGTCAAAGGCGCCCTTGGCGTGCCGCTGGCCGGTTCCCTGAGCTTTTTCTTGCTGGTAACCGCGGTTTATCTGTTCGCCAGCACGGCGCTGGGAATCTTCCTCGCGACCCTCGCCCGCTCGACACCGCAGTTCGGCTTGCTGGCGATTCCGGTGATTATCCCGATGTTGCTGCTTTCCGGGGGCAGTACACCCCTCGACAGCATGCCGCAATGGCTGCAATGGGTGATGCAGGGTTCGCCATCGACGCACTTCGTCAGCCTCAGCGCCGCGATACTGTTTCGCGACGCCGGCATCGGTGTGGTCTGGCCGGACTTGCTGGCATTAAGCGCCATCGGCCTGCTGTTCTTTACCATTGCGCTGCTGCGGTTTCGCAAGAGCCTGGCGTCCTGA